One Flagellimonas sp. CMM7 genomic region harbors:
- a CDS encoding pyridoxamine 5'-phosphate oxidase family protein, protein MGRQLDKLTPALIDFIKNQKLFFVATAMEEGSINLSPKGLDSLRVLDENRVVWLDLTGSGNETSTHLMNKNRITIMFCAFDGDPIILRLYGTAQAYRNNTEFWKQNIDLFPKMEGGRQLVDVKIDLIQVSCGMGVPIMEYKHQRQSLVNWAENQGNEGLKKYWKKKNSTSLDGYPTDITD, encoded by the coding sequence ATGGGTAGACAGCTGGACAAATTGACCCCGGCCCTTATCGATTTTATTAAAAATCAAAAACTCTTTTTTGTCGCAACAGCAATGGAAGAAGGTTCCATAAACCTTTCTCCCAAAGGATTGGACTCACTACGGGTTTTGGATGAAAATAGAGTGGTCTGGTTGGATTTGACCGGTAGCGGCAATGAGACATCCACCCATTTAATGAACAAAAACCGCATCACCATAATGTTTTGTGCTTTTGATGGAGACCCTATTATTTTGAGACTATATGGAACTGCACAAGCATATAGAAACAATACCGAGTTTTGGAAGCAAAACATAGACTTGTTTCCTAAAATGGAAGGAGGCAGACAATTAGTAGATGTAAAAATTGATTTGATACAAGTTTCATGCGGTATGGGCGTACCAATAATGGAGTATAAGCATCAGCGACAATCTTTAGTGAATTGGGCAGAAAACCAGGGCAATGAAGGTTTAAAAAAATACTGGAAAAAGAAAAATTCCACCAGTCTTGATGGGTACCCTACCGATATTACAGATTAA